CGTTTTTTAATGTCTGTTGTATTGATCATTACAACGACCCAGACAGCTTTTGCGCAAGAGTCTGGACTTTTGTTGAGCGACATTAAACCACCTCAGCAAGCTGCTGAATACATCTTTAGATCCTCACAAAAAGAATCGCTGATTGCGGTCCAACTTTTGGGCGCTGTTAATAAACCTGGGATCTACTATGTTCCTGCGAACACAGATTTGCTAAAGTTAATTACCTTAGCGGGCGGGACAACCAATGGGGGAGACCTTTCCGAGGTTTTGGTGCGTAAACTAGAACCAAAAAGTTGGAGCGAAATTAAGTCCAAAGCGGTGAGCGAATATCAAGGGGCTTTTGAAGTGGATGCTGAAAAACTGATCAAATTTGGCGGCGCCCGCAGTTTAAAACTGCAACAGGATGATTTTATCTATGTCCCACCCAAAACTCCGTGGGTTAGTAACGAGGCGGCTCGCGGTATTACTATTGTTTCTGTCGTTTTGGGTATTGCTTTAACAGCCATCCTTATCGATAAAAATACGGACAATAAGTAATGGTTAGGGCTAACGACGGACGCATTTTATTTCTAATAAAAGCTCTGGTAGCCCTGCTATTTATTTCTAAAATTTCTTTAGGCAGTATTCTGCCAATTCCTCGCAGCTTTTCTTATTTTATTTTTCAGCAGGGTCTTCATCCGTTCATGAATGTGCTGCTGTGCTTTTTGTTCGGTATGCCGCTGGTTTTTTTGTGGCTTCGAGTTCGAGGGCGGCATCACTTAAGTGGTTTTTATAAGCTCTTTATATTAGTGATGATGTCGACTTTGTTCGTACAAACATTTTTGCAGACTCAGTACGTGAATTCTGGCGAATCCATGATCATGCAGTTGGGGGCTTTGTTTTCGTCGCTGTTCATGATTGGTATTTATGGACTGATCATTCCAAGTCTTTGGGACGCTGAGGACTTCCTAAAGTTTGTACAGCGCTGGTCAGGAATTTTAGTTCTGATTTCATTGATTTTGTTTGTCGTGGCAGGCGGCCAAGTTTTTAAAGGCGGTCGCTTCGTAGGTATCTTTAAGCATATTCCACATATGGTGACTTGTGCGACGGTGGCTTTTGTTTTTTCTCTTGGTACTTTTTTGCAGGCACAGGAAGCGAAACATAAGATTTGGAACTTGGTGATATTGTTTGCTAGCTTCCTTGCCATAATTTTAACGGGAACTCGTTCATCAGCCGCAGCCGCTGTCATGGCCTTTGTGGTGACAATGATTCTGCATAAGACCCAAACAAATCAGGGGCGCATATTCAAGTTTGCTTTTATCTCTTTTGCGATCACTTTTACCACGTTCTTTGGCGCGCAAGCTTATGACTTCGCAAGAGGAGTAGCGACAGGGCAATCCGCCTTAGGCGGCCGTGAAGCACAGGATGGTATCGCTTCCCGATGGGAGGAAGTCGAACGCGGAAGCCAAATCTTTTTGCAGGAACCTTGGTTAGGTCATGGCCTGTTATCAAAGTTTGCTGCCGGTAACGATGTGGATGTTTCAAATTACAATGCAATGAAAGATCCCCATAATATCTTTATTTCCGCAGGTGTTGTTGGCGGCTGGCCATTGTTAGTGATCAGCGTGATTGGTGTGATCTTTATGTTGATTGGCGCTTTGAAGGCCGTGAAGTCCCACGACATTTCTAAACGCCAAATAGCAGTTTATCTTTTAGCGCATTTACCAATTCTTTTGATCTATCACATCCATCTTTCCATTGGTGGTATGGCGGATCGTCTTTATTGGTTGGTTATCGGCTTTGTAGCGGCATCAACAACTCGAACTGGGAAGTCATGAAGGGTGTTGGATACGGTTTTGCAGAACTCGGCATTAACTGTATAGAGATCTTCGTTAGGATTCATCTTTTAGTTTTTTATACGGATTATGTGGGTCTGGATTCATCTTTGGCAGGCTTAGCCTTGGGCTTGGCTATTTTTTGGGATGCTATTTTAGATCCCATCGTCGGCTATTTTTCAGACTGGTTCAGGGCAAAAAAAGCAGAGAGGTTTTCGTTCCTTCCATTTGGTTTTTTGTTTTTGGCATTTTGCATATGGGCCATCTTAAATCCTCCGGAATTAAAAACACCCGCAGCTCAATTCGTTTATCTATTAGTGTTTGCTTTGTTATTGAATTCTGCCTACACAACCTTAAGTGTTCCTTATTCCGCTTTGGTTGGTGATCTTTCCCATGATTCTAAAGAACGCTCGCACTTAATTGGATGGCGTTTGGCTTTTGGCAATTTGGGGGCCATCTTTGGAATCGCTATTCCCAGTTATTTTCTGATTCGCAAACAAATCAATCCCTATGGCTCAACAGCTTGGGTGATAATGGCGTTGTTGGCCTTGGGAACCTTTATTTCTTGGCAGACAGCGAAGAAATACAATCGGCCACCGACGGATAAAACTTCTGCGCGCAGGTTTTCCTTGGTTGCTCCGCTAAAGAACAAAGTATTTCTGCCGCTAGTCGCCGCTTACTTCATCGCTAACATGGGGCTTACTTTCAATTCTTCACTGGCACTTTATTTTTATCGGTTGCGGTTAAAGTTTGATGAAGAACAAATTCAAACGGTGTTGCTTACTTTTCTGGTGGTGTTCACCGTTTCAATTCCTTTTTGGATCTACGCTGCTCGCTTTATTTCAAAGATTCATGCGTTGATGATCGGGGCGGGGATGATGGGACTTTCTGCCGCTTTAATTTACCCGTTCTTACCTCCGCGGGAACTGACGTGGACGGTGTTATTCGCTTCGGTATTAGGTGGTGCGCTCGTGGGCTCTGTCGTGCTATTGGAGTCCTTGCTGACTGATATCGTGAAAGAAGAAGAGCAGCGTACTGGTAAGGATGAATTGGGTCTTTATTTTGGCGTATGGAAGATGATCGGCAAGATCTCTAGAGGTCTTGCCTTGGCTGTTACAGGGCAAATTTTAACGTGGTCCCGTGTTGATGATCTGTTGACTGCTAATTTACGTCTGAACTTAGCTTTTGGTCCCTTAGTTGGCTGCTTTTTTATTGTTTCGGTTTTGATCCTCAAGAAGCTGTCAAATGCCCGCACAACTCTGAAGTAATTTCAAAGTCTTAATCCTCATTACAGATTAAACACAGGCCAAGCCCTTCTTTCAGTGGCACAACGAATGCTTGCAGGGGAAAATGACTTGGAAGGTGGAAATATGAGTGATCAGCATATTGAACCTGAATTAACAGTGGGTGAAATCATTAAGCTATACCTATCCCACTGGCGCATGTTTGCCTTTTTTACTGCAGGCTTATTTGCGATCAGCGTTCTTATATACGTATTAAAAGTTCCCTTTGTTGCATCGTCGACTATTGTCATCAACGATTCACAGAACTCGTCTATGCAGGCGTTTTCTAACCAATTCTTTGGTCTTTCCAAATCCGTCCAAGAATCTAAAAAGGGTAGCAGCCTTCTTTCAAAACACATTGAGTATTTGAAAACACGGGAGTTTTACGAAACTTTATTAACGCGTATTCAAGAACGTGGCAGCAGTCCACTTTTAACGATGGAAGAACGTAAGGGCTACGATGTTCTTCGCACCACCTACTTTAAAAACTTAGAAAAGCCTGAAAACAAAATCGCGTTATTGCAGCGCCTGGATTCATGGACTCGCATCCAACTGGATTCTGACTTCGAAATTCAAATCGATGCAGTAACTCCGATTAAGGCCGTATCTTTATTCCTATCTAATACGATTTCTGAATTGGCAGCTCAGACCTTAAAAGCCCGCGAGTTGGGCGAGATCGCAAAAGTTGAAAACTTCATGGCGAAGCAAAAAGCTGATGCGGATGAAAAGCTTGCGACTTTCAGTAAACAACTTGCTGAGCTACAAAACAAAGATGAAAACTTATTGCCGCTTTCTTCAAAAGAAAAAATGGGCGACTACGTAACGGAACTTTTAGTTCGCGCCAACGAAATCAAACTTAAGATCTCTGAAAATAAAAAAATGATCGAGTATCTTGAACGTGGTCGTACTGGGCAAAGAGAAAGTGCGCTTTATGGTGTCGGCGGAAAAATCGAAGCGCTTAAAATCGAAAACAATCTTTTGCTGGGAAAATTGGGTCAGGTTCAAGGTTCTATTGATCGTTTGAAAAAAGAAGTGAAGGCTTTGCCGTTTGCCGCACAAATGGTGGAAGACCTTAAAAAGAAATCCGAACTTGAATTCGCTCGTTATAAAGAGCTGACTACGAACCTAGCTAAACTTGAAGCACAAAAGATCTCTATCGATACTCGTTTTGAAGTTTTAGAAAGAGCCCGCTGGGAAAATACGTTGCCGCAAATTGGTTTGCTTAGCCTAGGACTTCTGTCGTTGCTGTTTAGCCAGGTGATTGGTTCTTTGATCATCTATTTTAAATACCTTTGGAATCCGCATGTGGTTACGGCACAAACATCGCGCAACTTGGTTATCTTTGATAATCATTCTGTCGATCCGCGAGTTATCATTGAAAACTCTAAAATCAAATTCAGCTTAAAAAAACCTGAAGGTAAAAAAGAGGGTGAGCCTGGCGAAGAACAAGATAAAATCGCCTGGAATGTGCTGAATGTAGGTCAGGGTACAGATATCTCGCAATAGGAAGTTTTTTATGAAAACGCAGATTTTAAACAGCTTAGTCATTCTTGTCGCGGGTTCACTGGTAGCCTGTGGAAATCAGGTCAGTCAAAGTGTCAATAAAGCTATCGTCGATAATCAAAATGCAAAGACCAGTCTTGAGTGGGATCAATCTGAGGCAAATCCAGAAATTCTGTTCCCGCAATGGCAAGAGCAGTTTATGCGCGACTCTTCTAAGCGCGAAGAACTTAAAAAAGATGTATGTACAGCTTTGGATGAGATTGAAACTCGGGAGCTGACTCTTTTCGAAAATGAAATTCGCAAAGAACAAAACCGCGCTCTTCTTGCTGATTGCAAAACGGATCTTCTTGCTAAGATTGAAGCGTACTACGATGTAGAACGCAGTGGATTGGTGGCCGCGACGAATGCTATAATGCCAAAAGCTTCGACTAACAATTTTAAATTCGCTGATAACGTGCAAAAGCGCGATACTACAAATGGCTATAGAGCGAAGACAGGTGATATCGGCCGTAAAGAAGTCATTCTGACTTTTGATGATGGGCCAAGCAACCTTTATACAGAATCCATTTTACAAGCCCTTAAAGAAGTTAATGCGAAAGCGATCTTCTTTCACCAAGGTAAAAACGTACGCATGAATCCTGCGATTGTTAGAAAAGTAGCGGCTGATGGTCACTCTGTTGGTAGCCATTCTGTTTCGCATTCTTGCTTGGGACCAAGTGCAGCTTGTAAGCGCTTTAACGGTCGTAATTTGAGTTATGATGAAGCCGTCGCAGAAATCCGCGGCGGTCATCAGGCCATTTATGACACCCTTGGATGGGTTGATCCTTTCTTTCGTTTTCCATTCGACGAGAAAAGCCCAGAACTTAGATATTTCTTAAAAACTCAATCTACGGGCGAGTTTATGTGGAATGTTGATAGTGAGGACTGGAAAGCCACGTCACTGCAAACTGTACTGGATAATACTTTAAGACAGATTGAAGCTTTGGGAACAGGCCTAGTGCTTTTCCACGACGTGCAAAGAAAAACGGCAGAGATTATGCCGCAATTCCTTCGCGAGCTTTACATTCGTGGTTACAGTGTTGTATTACTTCAACCCGCTGACCTTAATGTCAGATACAACAGCAAACTGGTAAGAAAGCCGACTCCGTAGGTCTGCACTCCGATTTTGTCGGGGTAGGTATTAAATGAAACGCCCTGATATTGATCGTCCTTCGACTTGGAAACCCTATAAAAACAATATGTGCAATGGCTGCTTTGGCGGCTGTTGCACGATGCCGGTAGAAATCAGACTTTCTGATCTGATTCGTCTTGGTGTTACAGACGAAGACGAAGCTGCTGGTTCCATCAAAAAGTTAGCAAAACGACTGATCAAGGAAGGCATCTTAACTTCCTATCGCGCGGGCACTGAATTTTTCATGCTTTCCCAAAAAGCCAACCGCGATTGTTATTATCTCGACTCGAAAACACGTCTTTGCACGGTCTATGAAAAGCGCCCGGATACTTGTCGTCAATTCCCTTCTATAGGACCTCGCCCGGGATTCTGTCCTGGGACCTCTGCTTCTTCCGTCTTAAAATGAGACTGTAGAAGCTCTGTACAGCCAAGGACGCAATAACGGCCCTGTCTCAGTCTGAGCTGTGCTAGGAGCCTTATATCGCATTAGAAGTGGCATAAGCGCTGCTCTTACTAACTGTAAGAACAGGAGGCTATTATGGGCTTCGATGATAACAAATTAGAAACTGCGATTATCGGCTTTTCCATCGTCTTGGTGGCAGGCCTAGGGTTTCTTTTAAAAACCCCTGTTCAATCTGCACTAGGGTACCAAAATGTATCTTACGAAATGCCACGCCCTAAAGCGTCCTTCTTAGCCTCATTATTTGATCTAGGTGATCGTGAAATTGAACGAAAATACGTAAATCCATTTGATAAGAAAAAGGCCGATGCGAAAAAAGCAGCGGTGGACCCTAAGGCTGCAAAAACTAACGTAGCTAAAGCGCCAGCGCCAGCACCAAAACAAGCTGATAAAAAAGCGGATGAAAGGCAGAAAAATGTGGATGTTCAAGTCGTTGGTTCTGATCCATCGGTGGATCTTGGCGACTTTGATAAGATGGCCGACAATTCACAAGTTCCAGGTAATTATAGCGACGTGGGAGCTGCGAATAAAAAGAACAATATTCCCGCAGAAGAAGCTAAAACCGGTCTGACTGCAGATCAATGGAGAGCCTTGCTGCAAGCGCAACCAACAAAAGAAAATGTGACCAAGCTTGTTGCTGCATTTTCAAATAAGGAAATCGATGATCAAACGTTCTATATGATTTCCTCTGAACTTTTGCGCAACAACCAAGCTGAAGTGCAGAAGTTAGGTCTTGCTGCAGTTCAATCGTTTTATTCAGTGAAAAGCTTTGCTTTAGTTTCACAAAGCTACAACCAACTGACGCCAGAACTTCAATCCCAGGCGCATAATTATCTTCTGACTTATGCAGTTAGCAGCCGCATGGGCATTTTAATGGCGGCTTTGCAAAGCCGTGATGTGGTGGTGGTGACTTCAGCTACTCAGATCGTGATGGAAGGTCATCAAAAAGCGAAAGAAGGTGTTTTGACTTCGGCGGATCCGCGCAACCAGCGTGGTGACGTGACGACAAATTCGATTTCAGGTTATGCGAAATTCCTTCCCGTATTTCAACAACTTGCGCAATATCCTGATTCGTCGATCTCGGGTTTAGCAAACTCTGCTCTTAGCCAAATTCAGGGAGCTGTAGCTGCTCTTTAAGATGGACAGCTTCCGGTTTTGTCAGTCAGAATATTTCTGATGTTTTCTTTAAAATATGCCGCTTTATTCCTGATCTTTTTTTCCAATATTACTTGGGCAGCGACGACCTTACCTAGGGGCTTAGACGATATAGACCGTATTCGCGCCTTACAGATTTTAGGCTTTGGCTCGGCTTCTAAGATTCTGAACAACCCTTATCCGCTAGGTGGGTATTCGGGGATCGAAGTGGGACTTTCTTCGGAATTTATCCCCATCGAAGATTTGGCCCGCTTAGGTACCAAAACCACGGACCGTGGAGAACTTAACTACTACACTCTGACTTTCGGTAAGGGCCTTTATTATAACGTTGATACTCATTTGTATTTCACTCCCTCTTTGCAGTCCGAAAAAGTTCAAGCCTTCGGGGGACAGCTTCGCTGGGGTTTTTATGAGGCTAAGTTTTTTCCTTTAAGTCTTACGGCCATTCTGTATACGGGTGGTGCGAACTTTTCTAACCTTATAAATATTTCGACCATCGGGACGGATCTAGTGGCAACGGTATCCATGGACAACGTCGCTATATATTTTGGCGGTGGCAGGGTTCGAGCTATCGGAAAATTTATCGGTGGCGCTGATGGAATCACAGACGATGCACAGACCGTCGAACAAGACGAAACTGAAAATCACACGGTGTTCGGTGTAAGCTTTGATATCGCTCGTTTCTTTGTGGCACTAGAGATTGATCGTTACTCAGATTCAATCTATTCCACCAAATTGGGCTTCCGTTTCTGACAAACAAAAGATGATTGTTATATTTCGAATTACAAAGTTTTCCCTAGTGTAAGGGTGGGTTGTCGAAAGACAATCCATCTTAACAAAATCCTGAAAATCATTGTTATCGCCTCTGCATGATCCAAAATAGATACGCCTTAGCGGTCTAGGGAGGCTTTATGTTGGACTTTTCTGTTCTAAATTCATCGTTTGCCAATCCAACGTGGATCTCTGTGATTTACGCGTTTTTACTAAGTTTCATCTTAGGAACGGTATTGGCGATGCTTTACGTGAAGACGTTTCGGGGATTGTCTTATTCAATCAATTTTCTTCATGGCTTAGTTTTACTTCCCATTGTGATTGCCATCGCGATGCAGGCCATTGGCGACAATGTGGCGCGCGGCATAGGTATGATTGGTGCGCTTTCGCTTCTTCGATTTAGAACCAACGTAAAAGATCCAAGGGACATGTTCTTTATCTTTGCTTCCTTAGCGGTGGGCCTTGCTAGCGGAGTGAACGCTTATGGTGTGGCTATTTTGGGAACAGCTTGTTTTGTTTTGGCTTTGCTTGTTCTAAACGGCTCTTCATTCGCATCGGGGCCTCAATTTGATGGACTTTTGCGCTTTAATCTAGAGCGGTCTCCGGATCATCAACGCGCGATTGAATCTGTTTTAGAAAACAAATGCCGCCACTTTGCCTTAGCGACTATTCGTGAAATGGGACAGGGGGAGCGTTTGGATTTTTCGTACCAAGTCCGTTTGAAACCCCAGGCTAATTCCGCGCAGTTGATCGAAGAGCTTGGAAAAGTGCACACAGTTCGCGGTTTGAATTTCATGAACCAAGAATCAGTGATTGAGGTGTAAAAAAATGAAAACCCTCAAAAGCTTGATTCATTCTTTCTTTTTTGACGTCGTTGGTGCTGACAACAAGTTTTTATTTTTCTTTTGGAGTGGCGCCGTTATTGCGGTCCTAAGCCTGGGCTTATATTTAGGCACAGAACCGGTCAGTATACTGGGGGTAGCCGAATCCCGGGAATATCAGGTGAACTTTAGCAATCCTGTGGAAATTAAAAGAGTTCACGTCCAACAAAACCAAGTTGTTAAAAAAGGCGATTTGCTAATTGAGCTCAGTCAGGCGGACCTTGATATGCAACTGCGGGTTTTAAAATCCCGCATGGACCGTTTATTAGCAGAATATAAACTGCGCCAAGAAATTTCCTTACTGACAAAAGATGTGACCCGTTTGCCGGCGGGTTCGGACCCCTTGCAAGTCGACATCATCGATACGAAACGAGAAATTGAAGTTATTGAGCGGCGCATGCGCAATCTTTTTGTTTTTGCTGAGGTTGAAGGATCCGTCGGTACTGTGAATTTTAAAGATGGCGAAAAGGCCCCTTCCTTTGCCACGCTGTTGACCTTAGTTCCATTGAATCCAAGCTATGTGAACGGTTATGTGAATGAAAACCTGCAATCTATGGTAGAAGTTGGGCAAACGGTTAATGTGTATTCAAGTTCGGGCCTGACAGTTCAAGGCAAGGTCACTAGCGTAGGTGCTCGCATCGTTCCCATCCCAGAGCGGTTGTTGCGTATTCAGACTTTGCCTGCTTGGGGTCGTGAAGTCGTCGTTAAGATTCCAGATGAAAATAAGTTTCTTTTAGGTGAAAAAGTCACTGTTCGTAAATCTTGGGGAATTTCTTTATTTAGTACCGCCCAAGCTGAAGCTGATACCGGGATCGAGATTCAGCATAAACCAGTTCAAGATATTACTTTTCCGCCAAGTGTTCGTGAAGAATTCATTCCAGAAATTTCGGGGGTTGCTTATCTGCCAGAAATTCATCAGTTTGCACTGGTATCTGATGATTACCCGGGGGATGTGCCACATCTGTTGTTAATGAACTCCCGCGGGGAAGTGACGGAACAAATGTTGCCAATCTTGAACTTGGATAAAATGGAGGACATTGAATCTATTTCTCAACAAGGTTCTGATATTTACCTTCTTTCAAGTCTTTCAGGGACTAAGAAAAATAAACTGAAGAAAACCAGACAACTTTTTGTGAAGGTTCAACGAAGTGGTTTGACGTTCACAGCCGAAAGAAAAATCGATCTGCGCTTGGCCCTTTTGGAAGCGTCGAAGAAATCAAAAGATGTTGTTCTAAATAAACTTTACGCCGCTGCCCAAGGGACCCAAGAAAGCGATCTAGAGGTAGAAGGCCATGCGGTAAAAGGCAATGAGCTGTTCTTGTTGTTGAAACGCCCCCAATTTTCGAATAACGAAGGTGTGATTCTAAAGATCAAAAATCTTGAAGACCTTTTAGAGACGGGAAAGATTGCTAACGGCGATCTTTCTGTGGCGGTTCAGTTTACCGCATCGGCGGGAACTGATCATAGCGGTGCGTACCACTCTGACATGATCTTTGCTGAAGATACCATTTTTATTTCAAGTTCTTGCCGCGAAGAAAAGTGCAGTGCCATCTGGAGGTTAAAGCCGGGTGAAACAAAAGCAGAACTGGTTGAAGAATTTAAAACCAAAGGTCTTGAAGGTCTGACGATTTATCCGCCGACGGGGGAGCTTTTTGGTGTGTTTGATCAAAAAAAGGGAAGCAAATTTATTTCCCTAGCGATGCCGGATTCTTTGAGGGTGGAATGAGTTTTTTGTGCTTGATCCTTTTTTGCGCCTCTGTGGCTGAAGCAGTCACTCCTGACCAAGTATTAAAATCTGCTTGGACAGAAAAAACCTATATGGCTTTAGATGAGGTGCAATCAACGAGCTCTAAAAACCCGTTTAAAGCGGTGGAAGTTTCTTTTACAGATGAACGGGAAGATTCTAAAAGCTCTTTTGAAACGGAAGTGAAGTTTCAGTTTAAATCCTACCCTGAATGGAAAATCGGCAACGGCCATGAAAAT
This is a stretch of genomic DNA from Bdellovibrio reynosensis. It encodes these proteins:
- a CDS encoding SLBB domain-containing protein, producing the protein MVLNKAVRFLMSVVLIITTTQTAFAQESGLLLSDIKPPQQAAEYIFRSSQKESLIAVQLLGAVNKPGIYYVPANTDLLKLITLAGGTTNGGDLSEVLVRKLEPKSWSEIKSKAVSEYQGAFEVDAEKLIKFGGARSLKLQQDDFIYVPPKTPWVSNEAARGITIVSVVLGIALTAILIDKNTDNK
- a CDS encoding O-antigen ligase family protein; amino-acid sequence: MVRANDGRILFLIKALVALLFISKISLGSILPIPRSFSYFIFQQGLHPFMNVLLCFLFGMPLVFLWLRVRGRHHLSGFYKLFILVMMSTLFVQTFLQTQYVNSGESMIMQLGALFSSLFMIGIYGLIIPSLWDAEDFLKFVQRWSGILVLISLILFVVAGGQVFKGGRFVGIFKHIPHMVTCATVAFVFSLGTFLQAQEAKHKIWNLVILFASFLAIILTGTRSSAAAAVMAFVVTMILHKTQTNQGRIFKFAFISFAITFTTFFGAQAYDFARGVATGQSALGGREAQDGIASRWEEVERGSQIFLQEPWLGHGLLSKFAAGNDVDVSNYNAMKDPHNIFISAGVVGGWPLLVISVIGVIFMLIGALKAVKSHDISKRQIAVYLLAHLPILLIYHIHLSIGGMADRLYWLVIGFVAASTTRTGKS
- a CDS encoding MFS transporter; this encodes MKGVGYGFAELGINCIEIFVRIHLLVFYTDYVGLDSSLAGLALGLAIFWDAILDPIVGYFSDWFRAKKAERFSFLPFGFLFLAFCIWAILNPPELKTPAAQFVYLLVFALLLNSAYTTLSVPYSALVGDLSHDSKERSHLIGWRLAFGNLGAIFGIAIPSYFLIRKQINPYGSTAWVIMALLALGTFISWQTAKKYNRPPTDKTSARRFSLVAPLKNKVFLPLVAAYFIANMGLTFNSSLALYFYRLRLKFDEEQIQTVLLTFLVVFTVSIPFWIYAARFISKIHALMIGAGMMGLSAALIYPFLPPRELTWTVLFASVLGGALVGSVVLLESLLTDIVKEEEQRTGKDELGLYFGVWKMIGKISRGLALAVTGQILTWSRVDDLLTANLRLNLAFGPLVGCFFIVSVLILKKLSNARTTLK
- a CDS encoding GumC domain-containing protein, with amino-acid sequence MSDQHIEPELTVGEIIKLYLSHWRMFAFFTAGLFAISVLIYVLKVPFVASSTIVINDSQNSSMQAFSNQFFGLSKSVQESKKGSSLLSKHIEYLKTREFYETLLTRIQERGSSPLLTMEERKGYDVLRTTYFKNLEKPENKIALLQRLDSWTRIQLDSDFEIQIDAVTPIKAVSLFLSNTISELAAQTLKARELGEIAKVENFMAKQKADADEKLATFSKQLAELQNKDENLLPLSSKEKMGDYVTELLVRANEIKLKISENKKMIEYLERGRTGQRESALYGVGGKIEALKIENNLLLGKLGQVQGSIDRLKKEVKALPFAAQMVEDLKKKSELEFARYKELTTNLAKLEAQKISIDTRFEVLERARWENTLPQIGLLSLGLLSLLFSQVIGSLIIYFKYLWNPHVVTAQTSRNLVIFDNHSVDPRVIIENSKIKFSLKKPEGKKEGEPGEEQDKIAWNVLNVGQGTDISQ
- a CDS encoding polysaccharide deacetylase family protein; the encoded protein is MKTQILNSLVILVAGSLVACGNQVSQSVNKAIVDNQNAKTSLEWDQSEANPEILFPQWQEQFMRDSSKREELKKDVCTALDEIETRELTLFENEIRKEQNRALLADCKTDLLAKIEAYYDVERSGLVAATNAIMPKASTNNFKFADNVQKRDTTNGYRAKTGDIGRKEVILTFDDGPSNLYTESILQALKEVNAKAIFFHQGKNVRMNPAIVRKVAADGHSVGSHSVSHSCLGPSAACKRFNGRNLSYDEAVAEIRGGHQAIYDTLGWVDPFFRFPFDEKSPELRYFLKTQSTGEFMWNVDSEDWKATSLQTVLDNTLRQIEALGTGLVLFHDVQRKTAEIMPQFLRELYIRGYSVVLLQPADLNVRYNSKLVRKPTP
- a CDS encoding YkgJ family cysteine cluster protein, with protein sequence MKRPDIDRPSTWKPYKNNMCNGCFGGCCTMPVEIRLSDLIRLGVTDEDEAAGSIKKLAKRLIKEGILTSYRAGTEFFMLSQKANRDCYYLDSKTRLCTVYEKRPDTCRQFPSIGPRPGFCPGTSASSVLK
- a CDS encoding DUF4956 domain-containing protein encodes the protein MLDFSVLNSSFANPTWISVIYAFLLSFILGTVLAMLYVKTFRGLSYSINFLHGLVLLPIVIAIAMQAIGDNVARGIGMIGALSLLRFRTNVKDPRDMFFIFASLAVGLASGVNAYGVAILGTACFVLALLVLNGSSFASGPQFDGLLRFNLERSPDHQRAIESVLENKCRHFALATIREMGQGERLDFSYQVRLKPQANSAQLIEELGKVHTVRGLNFMNQESVIEV
- a CDS encoding HlyD family secretion protein, with protein sequence MKTLKSLIHSFFFDVVGADNKFLFFFWSGAVIAVLSLGLYLGTEPVSILGVAESREYQVNFSNPVEIKRVHVQQNQVVKKGDLLIELSQADLDMQLRVLKSRMDRLLAEYKLRQEISLLTKDVTRLPAGSDPLQVDIIDTKREIEVIERRMRNLFVFAEVEGSVGTVNFKDGEKAPSFATLLTLVPLNPSYVNGYVNENLQSMVEVGQTVNVYSSSGLTVQGKVTSVGARIVPIPERLLRIQTLPAWGREVVVKIPDENKFLLGEKVTVRKSWGISLFSTAQAEADTGIEIQHKPVQDITFPPSVREEFIPEISGVAYLPEIHQFALVSDDYPGDVPHLLLMNSRGEVTEQMLPILNLDKMEDIESISQQGSDIYLLSSLSGTKKNKLKKTRQLFVKVQRSGLTFTAERKIDLRLALLEASKKSKDVVLNKLYAAAQGTQESDLEVEGHAVKGNELFLLLKRPQFSNNEGVILKIKNLEDLLETGKIANGDLSVAVQFTASAGTDHSGAYHSDMIFAEDTIFISSSCREEKCSAIWRLKPGETKAELVEEFKTKGLEGLTIYPPTGELFGVFDQKKGSKFISLAMPDSLRVE